The following are encoded in a window of Salinigranum halophilum genomic DNA:
- a CDS encoding cell division protein SepF: MGIMNKLLSGGQSHSTDDYVTLDLDDFDTARGGEARTQVHIAEIGGQTDVIAIKDAVYDGDIVIADVTRLRINDSTMEHIIDDLQQVAREVDGDIVQKGDDQIIIVPQGCGISRRKLA; the protein is encoded by the coding sequence ATGGGAATCATGAATAAGCTCCTGAGTGGGGGGCAGAGTCACAGCACGGACGACTACGTCACGCTCGACCTGGACGACTTCGACACCGCCCGCGGCGGTGAGGCACGCACGCAGGTTCACATCGCCGAAATCGGCGGCCAGACGGACGTCATCGCCATCAAAGACGCCGTCTACGACGGCGACATCGTCATCGCCGACGTCACCCGCCTCCGCATCAACGACAGCACGATGGAGCACATCATCGACGACCTCCAGCAGGTCGCCCGCGAGGTCGACGGCGACATCGTCCAGAAGGGCGACGACCAGATTATCATCGTCCCGCAGGGCTGTGGCATCTCCCGCCGCAAACTCGCCTGA
- a CDS encoding PhzF family phenazine biosynthesis protein, which yields MSHRFHLVDVFAETPYSGNQLAVFHDTADLSAAEMQTLTREMNYSESTFVASTAPTDGPYDVRIFDPAEELAFAGHPTIGTAAVIREFVRDDSPDELTLSLGVGDISVTVEAHDGTERYWVHQVPPTFDETLDHAVAARILGLDVGDLDERYPVELVSTGLPTLVVPLRSLDALGRAATQAEPYHEDLIEPFGNVNLLVFAPETRGDADLAVRVFADAAGVPEDPATGSSNGCLAAYLVAHRYFDADELDISVEQGHEMGRPSLLHLRAHDGDDISVSVGGRVQPVAEGRLL from the coding sequence ATGTCACACCGTTTTCACCTCGTCGACGTCTTCGCCGAGACACCGTACTCGGGGAACCAGCTCGCGGTCTTCCACGACACGGCTGACCTCTCCGCCGCGGAGATGCAGACGCTCACCCGGGAGATGAACTACTCCGAGTCTACGTTCGTCGCGTCGACCGCACCCACCGACGGACCGTACGACGTCAGGATCTTCGACCCGGCCGAGGAACTCGCCTTCGCGGGCCACCCCACCATCGGCACCGCCGCCGTCATCCGCGAGTTCGTCCGCGACGACTCGCCGGACGAACTCACGCTCTCGCTCGGTGTCGGCGACATCTCGGTGACCGTCGAAGCACACGACGGCACGGAGCGGTACTGGGTCCACCAGGTGCCACCCACCTTCGACGAGACCCTCGACCACGCGGTCGCCGCACGCATCCTGGGGCTCGACGTCGGTGACCTCGACGAGCGCTACCCGGTCGAACTCGTCTCGACCGGGCTCCCCACGCTCGTCGTCCCGCTCCGGTCGCTCGACGCCCTCGGACGCGCGGCGACGCAGGCCGAGCCGTACCACGAGGACCTCATCGAGCCGTTCGGGAACGTGAACCTCCTCGTCTTCGCGCCCGAGACGCGGGGCGACGCGGACCTCGCCGTCCGCGTCTTCGCCGACGCCGCCGGTGTCCCCGAGGACCCCGCGACCGGCTCTTCGAACGGCTGTCTCGCCGCCTACCTCGTCGCCCATCGGTACTTCGACGCCGACGAACTCGATATCAGTGTCGAGCAGGGTCACGAGATGGGCCGGCCGTCGCTCCTCCACCTCCGGGCGCACGACGGCGACGACATCAGCGTCTCCGTCGGTGGGCGCGTCCAGCCCGTCGCGGAGGGACGACTGCTGTAA
- a CDS encoding preprotein translocase subunit Sec61beta, whose protein sequence is MSSGQNSGGLMSSAGLVRYFDAEDRNAIRIDPKTVVAFGLLFGVLVMVLNVVAL, encoded by the coding sequence ATGAGCAGTGGCCAGAACAGCGGCGGCCTGATGTCGAGCGCGGGGCTCGTCCGCTACTTCGACGCGGAAGACCGCAACGCGATCCGTATCGACCCCAAGACCGTCGTGGCGTTCGGTCTCCTCTTCGGCGTCCTCGTGATGGTGCTGAACGTCGTCGCGCTGTAG
- the pdxT gene encoding pyridoxal 5'-phosphate synthase glutaminase subunit PdxT: protein MIHAGVIAVQGDVSEHARAIERAAAAHDEEATVHEIRQAGVVPDCDVLLMPGGESTTISRLLQQEGIAPEVQAHVAAGKPVLATCAGLIVASHDAKDDRVETLDLVDVTVDRNAFGRQVDSFEAPVDVTGLDDPFPAVFIRAPLIDEVGEGVEVLAEWEGRPVAVRDGPVVGTSFHPELTDDVRLHRLTFFADLVAEAAD from the coding sequence ATGATCCACGCGGGCGTCATCGCCGTCCAGGGCGACGTCTCGGAACACGCACGAGCTATCGAGCGGGCCGCCGCGGCCCACGACGAGGAGGCGACGGTCCACGAGATTCGCCAGGCCGGCGTCGTCCCCGACTGCGACGTGTTGCTCATGCCCGGCGGCGAGTCGACGACCATCTCCCGACTCCTCCAGCAGGAAGGGATTGCGCCCGAGGTACAGGCGCACGTCGCCGCGGGCAAGCCCGTTCTCGCCACCTGTGCGGGACTCATCGTCGCCTCCCACGACGCGAAGGACGACCGGGTCGAGACGCTCGACCTCGTCGACGTGACCGTCGACCGCAACGCGTTCGGCCGGCAGGTCGACAGCTTCGAGGCCCCTGTCGACGTCACCGGGCTCGACGACCCCTTCCCCGCGGTGTTCATCCGTGCCCCCCTCATCGACGAGGTGGGCGAGGGCGTCGAGGTGCTGGCCGAGTGGGAGGGGCGTCCCGTCGCGGTCCGCGACGGCCCCGTCGTCGGCACCTCCTTTCACCCCGAACTCACCGACGACGTCCGCCTCCACCGCCTGACGTTCTTCGCAGACCTCGTGGCCGAGGCGGCCGACTGA
- a CDS encoding MBL fold metallo-hydrolase, with amino-acid sequence MSEAVVTVTADAEQFTCNAYLLLGETPTLVDAGTMPGVVDVVAEHTDTLDRVVLTHQHSDHIGQLDAVLDAFDADLYAYAEHPRRTTELNDGDEVAMGDESFEVVYTPGHAADHVSFVSETRLFSGDVVVYNDGAYDDGSFGRTDMAGQSRERLIASLKSLLERLPDSVTSMYAGHGDPFHVADHDESVRAVVERALSRAERRQPKYPEN; translated from the coding sequence ATGAGCGAAGCCGTCGTGACTGTCACCGCGGACGCCGAACAGTTCACCTGTAACGCCTATCTGCTGCTCGGTGAGACCCCGACGCTCGTCGACGCGGGGACGATGCCCGGCGTCGTCGACGTCGTCGCCGAACACACCGACACGCTCGACCGGGTCGTCTTGACCCACCAGCACTCCGACCACATCGGGCAACTGGACGCGGTGCTCGACGCGTTCGACGCCGACCTGTACGCCTACGCGGAGCACCCTCGGCGGACGACGGAACTGAACGACGGCGACGAGGTTGCGATGGGCGACGAGTCGTTCGAGGTGGTGTACACCCCCGGTCACGCGGCCGACCACGTCTCGTTCGTCTCCGAGACGCGCCTGTTCAGCGGCGACGTCGTCGTCTACAACGACGGCGCGTACGACGACGGGAGCTTCGGCCGGACCGACATGGCCGGCCAGTCCCGGGAGCGACTCATCGCGAGCCTCAAGTCGCTGCTCGAGCGCCTCCCGGACTCGGTCACCTCGATGTACGCCGGCCACGGCGACCCGTTCCACGTGGCCGACCACGACGAGTCGGTCCGTGCGGTCGTCGAGCGGGCGCTCTCGCGCGCCGAACGACGCCAGCCGAAGTACCCCGAGAACTGA
- a CDS encoding endonuclease dU, translating to MKSGVRAVGVAASDGATAGDPSVLCGAVVRADRVVDGFAFETCTVGGTDATSAVASLLTTLDREDVRYVLVSGVAPAWFNLVDLDRLATTVDRPVLSVSFEESSGLEPALREAFEGVALERRLATYRRLPPRRRVVVNDETVFLRGVGCDDAEATEVVRAFTPEGGRPEPLRVARLAARGARRWRLGDD from the coding sequence GTGAAATCCGGCGTCCGTGCCGTCGGCGTCGCCGCGTCCGACGGGGCGACAGCGGGTGACCCGAGCGTCCTCTGCGGCGCGGTCGTTCGTGCCGACCGCGTCGTCGACGGCTTCGCGTTCGAGACCTGTACCGTCGGCGGCACCGACGCGACGAGCGCGGTCGCGTCGCTTCTCACGACCCTCGACCGTGAGGACGTCCGATACGTCCTCGTGTCGGGTGTCGCGCCGGCCTGGTTCAACCTCGTCGACCTCGACCGGCTGGCCACGACCGTCGACCGCCCGGTGCTCTCGGTGTCGTTCGAGGAGAGTTCCGGCCTCGAACCGGCCCTCCGGGAGGCGTTCGAGGGTGTGGCGCTCGAGCGGCGGCTCGCCACCTATCGACGGTTACCGCCCCGTCGACGCGTCGTGGTGAACGACGAGACGGTGTTTTTGCGCGGGGTCGGCTGCGACGACGCCGAGGCGACCGAGGTCGTCCGAGCGTTCACCCCCGAGGGCGGTCGGCCCGAACCGCTCCGGGTAGCACGACTGGCGGCACGGGGCGCACGGCGGTGGCGGCTCGGCGACGACTGA
- a CDS encoding universal stress protein: protein MYTRLLFPTDGSDPARAALEYALDVAADHDATLHVLTVADTNQDSLTRIGGQVVDVLESAGREVVDEAVDRADARGVETVSAVLQGDPAKTIVDYADEYDIDLVVMPTHGRTGLTRVFLGSVTERVVGAATVPVVVVTPEEDREFVYPPRTVLVATDGSAAAGLALESGIALARATGAALHLLHVVETASLGFDVRSAVASEEFDQRADEILTEAVARAEDAGVDVVTRSTAHGRPYREIRSYLTDNEVDLVSLGVHGETDFSRSVLGGVATKIVRSSPVPVLLRREPDDVDS from the coding sequence ATGTACACTCGACTGTTGTTTCCGACCGATGGGAGCGACCCTGCCCGGGCGGCACTCGAGTACGCGCTCGACGTCGCGGCCGACCACGACGCGACGCTCCACGTGCTCACCGTCGCGGACACGAACCAGGACAGCCTCACCCGTATCGGCGGGCAGGTCGTCGACGTCCTCGAATCCGCCGGTCGGGAGGTGGTCGACGAGGCGGTCGACCGCGCGGACGCTCGCGGCGTCGAGACGGTCTCGGCCGTCCTGCAGGGCGACCCGGCGAAGACTATCGTCGACTACGCCGACGAGTACGACATCGACCTCGTCGTCATGCCGACGCACGGGCGAACGGGGCTCACGAGGGTCTTCCTCGGGAGCGTCACGGAGCGGGTCGTCGGCGCTGCGACGGTCCCGGTGGTCGTCGTCACCCCCGAGGAGGACCGCGAGTTCGTCTACCCGCCGCGGACGGTCCTCGTCGCCACCGACGGGAGCGCAGCCGCCGGGTTGGCGCTCGAATCGGGTATCGCCCTCGCCCGGGCGACGGGCGCGGCGTTGCATCTCTTACACGTCGTCGAGACGGCGAGCCTCGGCTTCGACGTGCGCTCGGCCGTCGCCAGCGAGGAGTTCGACCAGCGGGCGGACGAGATTCTGACCGAGGCAGTCGCGCGTGCGGAGGACGCCGGCGTCGACGTGGTGACGCGGTCGACGGCGCACGGCCGTCCCTACCGCGAGATTCGGTCGTATCTGACGGACAACGAGGTCGACCTCGTCTCCCTCGGCGTCCACGGCGAGACCGACTTCAGCCGCTCGGTCCTCGGGGGCGTCGCCACGAAGATCGTCCGGAGTTCGCCCGTCCCCGTGCTGTTGCGACGGGAACCCGACGACGTCGACTCCTGA
- a CDS encoding RNB domain-containing ribonuclease: MSNEDQAYAGTAEGQGPVEIDAEVARHLKNKREELFEEFELRDKFPHAVLREAEERTEDVQAEIQNEVDERRDLRDLTTWTTDPADAQDFDDAISIEKGEETYTLWVHIADVSHYVHPGSEMWAEAVKRGNTVYLPAYTVHMLPPTLAETVCSLVPNEDRLAHTVEMHIDRETLSFESVDIYKSVINSDERLTYTQCENRLDEAESPLHEENVLAYELADKMHEQRKEDGSLVLNPSRDRAHTIIEECMLKANKAVTHELMWGRGVEAMYRVHPQPTPDQWDKALREIMELEGVSIPGSSFDDPRKAVNAALEEAPGRALNKIQRAVLRVMPRAKYMNDPFGGHHALNFDIYGHFTSPIRRLSDLINHWIVHENDVPEDLVELCDRASDRQKDAETAERLYKQFMEEIGLDPYAVNNRGVVTVDDDGNVIDEEGLPPEPGEQS, translated from the coding sequence ATGTCGAACGAAGATCAGGCGTACGCCGGGACCGCCGAAGGACAGGGCCCGGTCGAGATCGACGCCGAGGTCGCCCGCCACCTCAAGAACAAGCGGGAGGAGCTCTTCGAGGAGTTCGAACTGCGGGACAAGTTCCCCCACGCCGTCCTCCGCGAGGCGGAAGAGCGAACCGAGGACGTCCAGGCGGAGATTCAAAACGAGGTCGACGAACGTCGAGACCTCCGCGACCTGACGACGTGGACGACGGACCCCGCCGACGCGCAGGACTTCGACGACGCCATCTCTATCGAGAAAGGCGAGGAGACGTACACGCTGTGGGTCCACATCGCCGACGTCTCTCACTACGTCCACCCCGGGTCGGAGATGTGGGCCGAGGCGGTCAAGCGCGGGAACACGGTCTATCTCCCCGCCTACACGGTCCACATGCTCCCGCCCACCCTCGCCGAGACCGTCTGCTCGCTCGTCCCGAACGAGGACCGTCTCGCCCACACGGTCGAGATGCACATCGACCGCGAGACGCTCTCGTTCGAGTCCGTCGACATCTACAAGTCGGTCATCAACTCCGACGAGCGGCTCACCTACACCCAGTGTGAGAACCGCCTCGACGAGGCGGAGAGCCCGCTTCACGAGGAGAACGTCCTCGCGTACGAACTCGCCGACAAGATGCACGAACAGCGGAAGGAGGACGGGTCGCTCGTGCTCAACCCGAGCCGCGACCGTGCGCACACCATCATCGAAGAGTGCATGCTGAAGGCGAACAAGGCCGTCACGCACGAACTCATGTGGGGGCGCGGCGTCGAGGCGATGTACCGCGTCCACCCCCAGCCCACGCCGGACCAGTGGGACAAGGCGCTACGAGAGATCATGGAACTCGAAGGCGTCTCGATTCCGGGGTCGTCGTTCGACGACCCGCGGAAGGCCGTCAACGCGGCGCTCGAAGAGGCACCGGGGCGGGCGCTCAACAAGATTCAGCGTGCCGTCCTCCGGGTGATGCCCCGCGCGAAGTACATGAACGACCCGTTCGGCGGGCACCACGCGCTGAACTTCGACATCTACGGGCACTTCACCTCACCCATCCGCCGACTGTCGGACCTCATCAACCACTGGATCGTCCACGAGAACGACGTGCCCGAGGACCTCGTCGAACTGTGCGACCGCGCCTCCGACAGGCAGAAGGACGCCGAGACGGCCGAACGGCTCTACAAGCAGTTCATGGAGGAGATCGGCCTCGACCCGTACGCGGTGAACAACCGCGGCGTCGTCACCGTCGACGACGACGGGAACGTCATCGACGAGGAGGGCCTGCCGCCGGAACCGGGCGAACAGTCGTAA
- a CDS encoding 50S ribosomal protein L40e — protein sequence MASFDAAEERTLSKQICMRCNARNPQRATSCRKCGYKNLRPKSKERRAA from the coding sequence ATGGCGAGTTTCGACGCTGCCGAGGAACGGACGCTGAGCAAGCAGATCTGCATGCGCTGTAACGCACGGAACCCCCAGCGGGCGACGAGTTGCCGCAAGTGCGGGTACAAGAACCTCCGCCCCAAGTCGAAAGAGCGACGGGCGGCCTGA
- a CDS encoding PUA domain-containing protein has translation MKVKSRHHLRSDEIRDLRETIEAETGVDVDGDAFEKVDLTETQFDIVLVDGDPAVMFVDGDPYLTVTGANAYTPTEHVVTVDAGAVSFVSGGADVMRPGIVDADEDIAAGDLVAIREETHGKVLAIGRALVPGSEMLGDSGKVVESVHHVGDDLFELSI, from the coding sequence ATGAAAGTAAAGTCTCGACACCACCTCAGGAGCGACGAGATCCGCGACCTGCGCGAGACCATCGAGGCGGAGACGGGCGTCGACGTCGACGGCGACGCCTTCGAGAAGGTCGACCTCACCGAGACCCAGTTCGACATCGTCCTCGTCGACGGGGACCCGGCGGTGATGTTCGTCGACGGCGACCCGTACCTCACGGTCACCGGCGCGAACGCGTACACGCCGACGGAACACGTCGTGACCGTCGACGCCGGCGCGGTCTCGTTCGTCTCCGGCGGTGCGGACGTGATGCGCCCCGGCATCGTCGACGCCGACGAGGACATCGCCGCGGGCGACCTCGTCGCCATCAGAGAGGAGACCCACGGGAAGGTCCTCGCCATCGGCCGCGCGCTCGTCCCCGGCTCCGAGATGCTCGGTGACTCGGGGAAGGTCGTCGAGAGCGTCCACCACGTCGGCGACGACCTCTTCGAGCTGAGTATCTGA
- a CDS encoding DUF7534 family protein, giving the protein MGRFPTYVVTMLALDLLGVSLAAGLLPAGTAAQTYGLGATLLVAPLAAYWLVYREGFERFNLGRLLGRGSEDERE; this is encoded by the coding sequence ATGGGCCGCTTCCCGACGTACGTCGTCACGATGCTCGCCCTCGACCTGCTCGGCGTGTCGCTCGCTGCGGGGCTCTTGCCGGCGGGCACGGCGGCACAGACCTACGGACTCGGCGCGACGCTGCTCGTCGCACCGCTCGCCGCGTACTGGCTGGTCTACCGCGAGGGGTTCGAACGGTTCAACCTCGGACGGCTGCTCGGACGCGGGTCCGAGGACGAGCGGGAGTGA
- a CDS encoding uracil-DNA glycosylase encodes MDTEPGVEFDGRRVTACERCPELVESRSRIVNGVGPDDADIVFVGEGPGATEDEEGEPFVGRSGTVLDDALRDAGLARADVRITNCVRCRPPENRDPTADELSNCRGFLEAELQNVAPDVVVTLGKVPSQHLLERSVAVTKEAGSVHDLRVGETSTRLLVSVHPAATLYDRSQRDGFFETIAEAARLAGVREGSDGQSSLGDF; translated from the coding sequence ATGGACACCGAGCCTGGCGTCGAGTTCGACGGGCGTCGCGTGACGGCGTGTGAGCGCTGTCCGGAACTCGTCGAGTCGCGGAGTCGCATCGTCAACGGCGTCGGTCCCGACGACGCCGACATCGTCTTCGTCGGCGAGGGCCCGGGCGCGACAGAGGACGAGGAGGGCGAGCCGTTCGTGGGACGCTCGGGGACCGTCCTCGACGACGCCCTCCGCGATGCCGGCCTGGCCCGAGCGGACGTCCGCATCACGAACTGCGTCCGGTGTCGGCCGCCGGAGAACCGCGACCCCACCGCGGACGAACTCTCGAACTGCCGGGGCTTTCTCGAGGCCGAACTCCAGAACGTGGCTCCGGACGTGGTCGTGACGCTCGGCAAGGTTCCCTCACAGCACCTGCTCGAACGCTCCGTCGCCGTGACGAAGGAGGCTGGAAGCGTCCACGACCTCCGGGTCGGGGAGACGTCGACGCGCCTCCTCGTCTCGGTCCACCCGGCCGCGACGCTGTACGACCGCAGCCAGCGAGACGGCTTCTTCGAGACCATCGCCGAAGCCGCACGGCTCGCGGGGGTGCGTGAGGGAAGCGACGGACAGTCGAGCCTCGGCGACTTCTGA
- a CDS encoding DUF5786 family protein, translating to MGFGSYDESEQEKQEIDADYDEEEAEQTARNTHDGSVEFDIGASNDELLDRLQDIKQTED from the coding sequence ATGGGGTTCGGTAGCTACGACGAGTCCGAGCAAGAAAAGCAGGAGATCGACGCAGACTACGACGAAGAGGAGGCAGAACAGACCGCGAGAAACACTCACGACGGCTCCGTCGAGTTCGATATCGGCGCATCGAACGACGAACTGCTCGACCGACTGCAAGACATCAAACAGACCGAGGACTGA
- a CDS encoding thioredoxin family protein gives MQTLDRPVPVETAAELDALVAEHPLVLVEFYTNGCAICQSIEPVLGNVARASDVVVATCNPQTDLSLVERFNVQSVPTLVLLEDGAEVGRLAEGFQGAQSIVDFVEESRSG, from the coding sequence ATGCAGACGCTGGACCGTCCCGTCCCTGTCGAGACCGCTGCCGAACTCGACGCGCTCGTCGCGGAACACCCGCTCGTCCTCGTCGAGTTCTACACGAACGGGTGTGCGATATGTCAGTCTATCGAACCGGTCCTGGGCAACGTCGCCCGCGCCTCCGACGTCGTGGTGGCGACGTGCAACCCGCAGACGGACCTCTCGCTGGTCGAGCGATTCAACGTCCAGAGCGTGCCGACGCTGGTGCTCCTCGAAGACGGCGCGGAGGTCGGTCGCCTCGCCGAGGGCTTCCAGGGGGCACAGTCTATCGTCGACTTCGTCGAGGAGTCGCGGTCCGGATAA
- a CDS encoding DUF7562 family protein yields the protein MWRSRSNRDRKTVVCIACGESVLRADAREYDKEGNRWDRHDKEFEYLCKACYRTLCHQPRNELESLILSIEQDGLSQEEFLSRYVGAVEERYGSPEERER from the coding sequence ATGTGGCGTTCTCGGTCGAACCGAGACCGAAAAACCGTCGTCTGCATCGCCTGTGGCGAGTCGGTGCTCCGCGCCGACGCGCGCGAGTACGACAAGGAGGGGAACCGCTGGGACCGACACGACAAGGAGTTCGAGTACCTCTGCAAGGCGTGTTACCGCACGCTCTGCCACCAGCCGCGGAACGAACTCGAATCGCTCATCCTCAGTATCGAACAGGACGGCCTCAGTCAGGAGGAGTTCCTCTCCCGCTACGTCGGGGCCGTCGAGGAGCGGTACGGGTCGCCCGAAGAACGCGAACGCTGA
- a CDS encoding TIGR01548 family HAD-type hydrolase, giving the protein MQVDAVVLDIDGVLVDVADSYRRAIVESIERVYDETLPSAAIQAFKDAGGFNNDWELTYAAALFVLAGREGYDAAVETFTAAIADAGGGLDAAERVAEAELDPDAYDRVREAWDPPRLRAVFQALYLGSDLYRELEGSEPPFESAGYIHDEPVLVTDGALEALAAEYDLGVLTGRPAAEADIALERVGLVVPDEHRFTMDDWAEGKPHPHALVTLAERFGADSVAFAGDTLDDVRTAVRAAAEDSDREYYGIGVLTGGLRGSDGREKFVAVGADAVVETVNDLSALFGDV; this is encoded by the coding sequence ATGCAGGTCGATGCCGTCGTCCTCGACATCGATGGCGTACTCGTCGACGTCGCCGACTCGTACCGACGAGCCATCGTCGAGTCCATCGAGCGAGTGTACGACGAGACCCTCCCGTCAGCGGCGATTCAGGCGTTCAAGGACGCCGGCGGGTTCAACAACGACTGGGAGCTCACCTACGCTGCCGCGCTGTTCGTCCTCGCCGGCCGAGAGGGGTACGACGCGGCGGTCGAGACGTTCACCGCGGCGATTGCCGACGCCGGTGGCGGGCTGGACGCCGCAGAGCGGGTCGCTGAAGCCGAACTCGACCCCGACGCGTACGACCGCGTCCGTGAGGCGTGGGACCCGCCGCGGCTCAGAGCCGTGTTCCAGGCGTTGTACCTCGGGAGCGACCTCTACCGCGAACTCGAGGGGTCGGAGCCGCCGTTCGAGTCGGCGGGCTACATCCACGACGAACCGGTACTCGTCACCGACGGCGCGCTGGAGGCGCTCGCGGCGGAGTACGACCTCGGCGTGCTGACGGGACGTCCGGCCGCCGAGGCCGACATCGCCCTCGAACGCGTCGGCCTCGTGGTCCCCGACGAACACCGCTTCACCATGGACGACTGGGCGGAGGGAAAGCCGCACCCACACGCGCTCGTGACGCTCGCCGAGCGGTTCGGAGCCGACAGCGTCGCCTTCGCCGGCGACACCCTCGACGACGTCCGGACGGCGGTCCGGGCGGCGGCGGAAGACTCCGACCGCGAGTACTACGGCATCGGTGTCCTCACGGGCGGGCTTCGGGGGAGCGACGGGAGAGAGAAGTTCGTCGCCGTGGGTGCCGACGCGGTGGTCGAGACGGTCAACGACCTGTCCGCGCTGTTCGGCGACGTCTGA
- the hisE gene encoding phosphoribosyl-ATP diphosphatase, whose protein sequence is MSDDSGPDESAAVEDTDVLDSLFATIEQRKRDLPEGSYTTSLFTHEKGENAVLEKLGEESTELVLAAKDDDDAELLSESADFVYHLLVLLAMKDLDVDDLRDELEARF, encoded by the coding sequence ATGAGCGACGATTCCGGTCCGGACGAGTCGGCCGCTGTCGAGGACACAGACGTCCTCGACTCCCTCTTTGCGACCATCGAACAGCGAAAGCGCGACCTCCCCGAGGGGTCGTACACCACCTCGCTGTTCACCCACGAGAAGGGCGAGAACGCCGTCCTGGAGAAACTCGGCGAGGAGTCGACCGAACTCGTCCTCGCGGCGAAGGACGACGACGACGCCGAGTTGCTGTCCGAGTCCGCCGACTTCGTCTACCACCTCCTCGTCCTGCTGGCGATGAAGGACCTCGACGTCGACGACCTCAGAGACGAACTCGAAGCGCGGTTCTGA
- a CDS encoding thioredoxin family protein, with protein sequence MSVRLKDFYADWCGPCKQQDAILEEIVAEWGDDLELEKVDVDEKQDVANEYQVRSLPTLVVETDEGVVDRFVGVTQREDIEAALTEASA encoded by the coding sequence ATGAGCGTCCGACTCAAAGACTTCTACGCCGACTGGTGTGGCCCGTGTAAGCAGCAAGACGCCATCCTCGAGGAGATCGTCGCCGAGTGGGGCGACGACCTCGAACTCGAGAAGGTCGACGTCGACGAGAAGCAGGACGTCGCCAACGAGTACCAGGTCCGGTCGCTCCCGACGCTCGTCGTCGAGACCGACGAGGGCGTCGTCGACCGGTTCGTCGGCGTCACCCAGCGCGAGGACATCGAGGCCGCACTGACCGAGGCCTCGGCGTAG
- the npdG gene encoding NADPH-dependent F420 reductase, which produces MRIALLGGTGDIGQGLALRWAYDTDHEVLVGSRDPDRAREKVEEYLTELDSRGVDANIKGFANEMAADRARVVVLAVPPYHVDDTVSAVADSLSEGDILVSPATGIKRDDDGFHYHRPGAGSVTRIVADAAPDGVHVVGAFHNLAAGRLADLDAELEIDTLVVGDDPDANDIVTRLAEEIQGLRALDAGGIANAAEIEGLTPLLINVAQNNEKMHDLGVRFQ; this is translated from the coding sequence ATGCGAATCGCACTGCTCGGCGGAACGGGCGATATCGGCCAGGGACTCGCGCTTCGGTGGGCGTACGACACCGACCACGAGGTCCTGGTCGGGTCACGCGACCCCGACCGCGCCCGCGAGAAGGTCGAAGAGTATCTGACCGAACTGGACAGCCGCGGCGTCGACGCGAACATCAAAGGGTTCGCCAACGAGATGGCCGCCGACCGTGCACGCGTCGTCGTCCTCGCGGTCCCGCCGTACCACGTCGACGACACCGTCTCGGCCGTCGCTGACTCGCTGTCGGAGGGTGACATCCTCGTCTCACCCGCGACGGGCATCAAGCGCGACGACGACGGCTTTCACTACCACCGCCCCGGGGCGGGGTCGGTCACCCGGATCGTCGCCGACGCCGCGCCCGACGGCGTCCACGTCGTCGGGGCGTTCCACAACCTCGCCGCTGGCCGACTCGCCGACCTCGACGCCGAGTTGGAAATCGATACGCTCGTCGTGGGCGACGACCCCGACGCGAACGACATCGTGACGCGACTCGCCGAGGAGATTCAGGGCCTGCGCGCGCTCGACGCCGGCGGCATCGCCAACGCGGCCGAAATCGAGGGACTCACGCCGCTTCTCATCAACGTCGCACAGAACAACGAGAAGATGCACGACCTGGGCGTGCGGTTCCAGTAG